A single Oryza brachyantha chromosome 8, ObraRS2, whole genome shotgun sequence DNA region contains:
- the LOC121055126 gene encoding FCS-Like Zinc finger 6-like has protein sequence MMMLGKRGGGTAAAAAGRKSMRRTTSMTEFAPPVDVVAASGEEEAEADEATELEVANGRWEEEEDAAVEEASYGWFGGAGAAAAGVRADWLAAYRARAAPALAGLRRNSADFSAVETAAFLRACGLCNRRLGPGRDTFMYKGETAFCSLECRQQHITHEEWKEKRALAIATAAAAAATPPHPPSMPDPVTPATAAGSDSPAGGGTLAAA, from the exons ATGATGATGTTGgggaagaggggaggagggacggcggcggcggcggcagggaggaAATCGATGAGGCGGACCACGAGCATGACGGagttcgcgccgccggtggacgtggtggcggcgtcgggggaggaggaggcggaggccgacGAGGCGACGGAGCTGGAGGTGGCGAACGGgaggtgggaggaggaggaggacgccgcggtggaggaggcgtcGTACGGGTggttcggcggcgccggggcggccgccgcgggcgtGAGGGCTGACTGGCTGGCGGCGTACcgggcgcgcgccgcgccggcgctcgCGGGGCTGCGGCGGAACTCCGCGGACTTCTCGGCCGTCGAGACCGCCGCGTTCCTCCGCGCCTGCGGCCTCTGcaaccgccgcctcggccccgGCCGCGACACCTTCATGTACAA GGGTGAGACGGCGTTCTGCAGCCTGGAGTGCAGGCAGCAGCACATCACGCACGAGGAGTGGAAGGAGAAGCGCGcgctcgccatcgccaccgcggcggcggcggcggcaacaccGCCGCACCCGCCGTCCATGCCGGACCCggtgacgccggcgacggccgccggCTCCGACAGCCCGGCCGGAGGTGGCACCCTCGCCGCAGCGTAG